In a single window of the Palaemon carinicauda isolate YSFRI2023 chromosome 10, ASM3689809v2, whole genome shotgun sequence genome:
- the LOC137648102 gene encoding protein FAM200C-like — protein sequence MIGVKGGFVTLVKNEWPHVTSSHCSLHRYALASKTLPPRLLEVMDVAVKVINYIRAKAKNYRLFQLLANEMGAQRVGLLFYTKVRWLSRGKCLSRLYKLRLETEIFLRENENNLYVHFDNEEFVMMLAYLADIFGRLNEMNQSLQGHDVTVSDIQDKLAGLSARIGVWQARIEAGSTASFPFLDEHLQTQRIELPIRIKDCIIGHLDILSAEFKSYFDDAPLDVPWHRDPFNTEIEPTEDEAEELAELKVSKAMKLAFSNREDLSSFWLSVQDAYPLLSKKASEMHVQFAIIYLCESGFSDLATIKTKSRNRLDVGNDIRLAVSKTEPDIRGLVTRAQQQVSH from the coding sequence ATGATTGGCGTTAAAGGAGGGTTCGTCACGCTTGTGAAGAATGAATGGCCCCACGTGACGTCTTCCCACTGTTCACTACACCGATATGCTCTTGCGTCAAAAACTCTACCGCCGCGCTTGTTGGAAGTCATGGATGTTGCGGTCAAAGTGATCAACTACATTCGTGCGAAGGCCAAAAATTATCGGCTCTTCCAACTTCTGGCCAACGAAATGGGAGCGCAACGTGTGGGACTTCTGTTTTACACCAAAGTTCGTTGGCTATCGAGGGGGAAATGCCTCTCTCGGTTGTATAAACTCCGATTGGAGACAGAAATTTTCCTGCGAGAGAACGAAAACAACCTCTATGTCCACTTCGACAATGAAGAGTTCGTCATGATGCTCGCCTACCTGGCCGATATATTTGGCCGACTCAACGAAATGAACCAGTCTTTGCAAGGCCATGATGTGACAGTCAGTGACATTCAAGACAAGCTTGCCGGACTGTCTGCTCGAATAGGAGTCTGGCAGGCACGAATCGAGGCCGGATCCACAGCCTCGTTTCCTTTCTTGGACGAACATCTGCAGACGCAGAGGATTGAACTTCCCATCCGCATCAAAGATTGCATCATTGGACATCTCGACATTCTCTCCGCTGAGTTCAAATCTTATTTCGACGATGCTCCATTGGATGTTCCATGGCACAGAGACCCATTCAACACCGAAATTGAACCTACTGAAGACGAAGCAGAGGAGCTCGCAGAATTGAAGGTCTCAAAAGCAATGAAGCTGGCCTTCAGTAACAGAGAAGACCTCTCCAGCTTCTGGTTGTCTGTTCAGGATGCATATCCACTACTCAGCAAGAAGGCATCCGAAATGCACGTTCAATTCGCCATAATATACCTTTGTGAATCTGGATTTTCTGACCTGGCGACCATTAAAACAAAGTCCAGAAACCGTCTTGATGTTGGGAACGATATTCGCCTTGCTGTGTCCAAGACGGAGCCGGACATAAGAGGCCTCGTCACACGAGCCCAACAGCAAGTGTCTCATTGA
- the LOC137648103 gene encoding protein FAM200C-like: protein MSKVRKWTDSYVKFGFTKVIRDGVDCAQCLHCSVVMANASLHPSKLSNHRDKVHPQRKDDNIDALSTKRARYDREATLPKFGFRPEEKPALQSSYEVAYRIVKCKKSHAIAEELIKPCTEKMVELMIGPEAKKKIQQVSLSNDTICRQIDDMAADVCRQVCCEIKQSTLQASLQLDESTDTALESQLIAFARYEKEGKISYSAIPCQQQRQQKMSKPS from the coding sequence atGTCGAAGGTTCGAAAATGGACAGACAGCTACGTCAAGTTTGGATTCACGAAGGTCATTCGAGATGGCGTGGACTGCGCACAATGTCTGCACTGCTCAGTGGTGATGGCAAATGCATCACTACATCCTTCCAAACTTTCAAACCATCGTGACAAGGTGCATCCCCAAAGGAAAGATGATAATATTGATGCTCTGTCTACGAAACGAGCACGGTACGACCGTGAAGCGACACTTCCAAAATTTGGATTCCGGCCAGAAGAAAAACCTGCTCTTCAATCCAGCTACGAAGTGGCATACCGAATTGTGAAGTGCAAGAAGTCGCACGCTATTGCTGAGGAACTTATCAAGCCATGTACAGAGAAAATGGTGGAACTGATGATCGGACCAGAGGCAAAAAAGAAAATCCAGCAAGTTTCGCTCTCTAATGACACGATCTGCCGACAGATTGATGACATGGCCGCTGATGTGTGCCGTCAAGTTTGCTGTGAAATCAAGCAAAGCACGCTCCAGGCTAGCCTTCAACTTGATGAGTCTACCGACACCGCTCTGGAGAGCCAGTTGATCGCCTTCGCTCGCTACGAGAAAGAAGGAAAGATTTCTTATTCTGCAATACCCTGCCAACAACAACGACAGCAAAAGATGTCAAAGCCATCGTGA